Within the Burkholderia ubonensis genome, the region CTTGTAAAGGGTGCTGGAGGTATCGGAAGTGCGAATGCTGACATGAGTAGCGATAAAGGGGGTGAAAGGCCCCCTCGCCGTAAGCCCAAGGTTTCCTACGCAACGTTCATCGGCGTAGGGTGAGTCGGCCCCTAAGGCGAGGCAGAAATGCGTAGCTGATGGGAAGCAGGTCAATATTCCTGCACCATTGTTAGATGCGATGGGGGGACGGATCGCGGAAGGTTGTCCGGGTGTTGGAAGTCCCGGTCGCTGCATTGGAGAAGGCACTTAGGCAAATCCGGGTGCGTAATTCAAGGGTGTGGCGCGAGCTCCTTCGGGAGCGAAGCAATTGGAAGTGGTTCCAAGAAAAGCCTCTAAGCTTCAGTCTAACGATGACCGTACCGCAAACCGACACAGGTGGGCGAGATGAGTATTCTAAGGCGCTTGAGAGAACTCGGGAGAAGGAACTCGGCAAATTGGTACCGTAACTTCGGGATAAGGTACGCCCTTGTAGCTTGACTGGCCTGCGCCAGGAGGGTGAAGGGGTTGCAATAAACTGGTGGCTGCGACTGTTTAATAAAAACACAGCACTCTGCAAACACGAAAGTGGACGTATAGGGTGTGACGCCTGCCCGGTGCCGGAAGATTAAATGATGGGGTGCAAGCTCTTGATTGAAGTCCCGGTAAACGGCGGCCGTAACTATAACGGTCCTAAGGTAGCGAAATTCCTTGTCGGGTAAGTTCCGACCTGCACGAATGGCGTAACGATGGCCACACTGTCTCCTCCCGAGACTCAGCGAAGTTGAAGTGTTTGTGATGATGCAATCTACCCGCGGCTAGACGGAAAGACCCCATGAACCTTTACTGTAGCTTTGCATTGGACTTTGAACCGATCTGTGTAGGATAGGTGGGAGGCTATGAAACCGGAACGCTAGTTTCGGTGGAGCCGTCCTTGAAATACCACCCTGGTTTGTTTGAGGTTCTAACCTTGGCCCGTGATCCGGGTCGGGGACAGTGCATGGTAGGCAGTTTGACTGGGGCGGTCTCCTCCCAAAGCGTAACGGAGGAGTACGAAGGTACGCTAGGTACGGTCGGAAATCGTGCTGATAGTGCAATGGCATAAGCGTGCTTAACTGCGAGACCGACAAGTCGAGCAGGTGCGAAAGCAGGTCATAGTGATCCGGTGGTTCTGTATGGAAGGGCCATCGCTCAACGGATAAAAGGTACTCTGGGGATAACAGGCTGATACCGCCCAAGAGTTCATATCGACGGCGGTGTTTGGCACCTCGATGTCGGCTCATCTCATCCTGGGGCTGTAGCCGGTCCCAAGGGTATGGCTGTTCGCCATTTAAAGAGGTACGTGAGCTGGGTTTAAAACGTCGTGAGACAGTTTGGTCCCTATCTGCCGTGGGCGTTGGATATTTGAAGGGGGCTGCTCCTAGTACGAGAGGACCGGAGTGGACGAACCTCTGGTGTACCGGTTGTCACGCCAGTGGCATCGCCGGGTAGCTATGTTCGGAAGAGATAACCGCTGAAAGCATCTAAGCGGGAAACTCGCCTTAAGATGAGATATCCCTGGGGACTAGATCCCCTTGAAGGGTCGTTCGAGACCAGGACGTTGATAGGTCAGGTGTGTAAGCGCAGTAATGCGTTCAGCTAACTGATACTAATTGCCCGTAAGGCTTGATCCTATAACAAGTCTGCCTTGTAGATCGGCGCCGTGCGAAAGCACTGGCCGCGATCCAGAGCGACATGTTGGATTCTCGTGTGTGATACACACAACTCAAGATTACTGCTTCTTCCCAGATTGGTTCTGTTGGCCACGCCAGCAGAACAACCCTCTTTGCCTGATGACCATAGCGAGTCGGTCCCACCCCTTCCCATCCCGAACAGGACCGTGAAACGACTCTACGCCGATGATAGTGCGGATTCCCGTGTGAAAGTAGGTAATCGTCAGGCTCCCCTAAGCCAGGAACCCCCGCCCGATAAGGCGGGGGTTTTTGCATTTGTGGCCTCCGAAAAATCCGGCCACCGAAGATCATCAGCATCTATCTGTTGACCGTTGGTGTGACGGTTGTTGACGATGGCTGTCGAAAACTGCGCTGCTTTCCGCGCTCGGGAAGAGCGCATGGAGATGGTCTCTCCGGGGGCGGGCCGTTGCGGAGGCAGTGAGGGCCGCGTAACGCGGCCCTTGACCCTTTAGCGCTCGAATAGTCGCCGTCAATCCGGTTGATGGTAGGGCTGCTCGCGGAAATCGAGATCGCCATAGTGCGGCGTGATGTGCATTTGCCGGGTATCGTGGTTGATCTCGAAATAGACGCGGTCGCCCGGTTCGAATCCGAACAGCTTGAAGTGCGCATCGATGACGCTCATCCAAGGCATGTACGGCCAGCCTCTCCTGGGCCGGTCAGGCGTGCTGCGGAGGATCAGCTGAAGCATGGTGGTTGGGTCGCGCTGGGGCTTGCGTTTCTTAGGAAGCGATTTAATATTCGGGACAGCCATTTCCGACTCCTTGGTTGAGTTGGTTGTGGTCAGCGGGTCGTATGGGTGGCAGCCCATGCGGCCCGCGCTCTTACTGCTTTGCTTTCTCTCTTCAGCGGTTCTTCTGATCCGCTGTGTCTAGCAATGCGATCTTTTATATATCGCACGCCACGGATAGTTTAGTCCGCGGTGCATCTCATAAATCGATTTGGATGCTCAATAGCCACATGGCAGATGCGTAAAGAAGATTTTTGTCAAACGTAGAAAAACTTTCGTATCGGTCCAATGGTTCGCCAGTGACGCAGGTGATATGACTTCGCATATTTAATAAAATAGGCCGAAGCATAATGGAACGGTGCTATCTCAAGACGGCAGATCGTCAGCGCCGAAGTTCACGGCTCGGCTTGCGGGTCGACCGACGTTATTGCGGCCGCCGGCCACGGCGGCCGGATTCACTCATGGGAAGCACGCCGGTCTTGACGGTGACCTTTACGCTTGCCCTTGCCACCCGAGTCCTGTCATGCGGGCATCTCAGTGTATTCAATGAGGTTCACTCCGGCATGATCTGCCCCAACAAACGGGGCCAGCTTAAGCGGCGTTTCGCGATTCCGTCGGACGGTTAGGCTGAAGACTAATTCGCGATAACGGCCAACGGCATGGCTGAGATCCAAATGGTGCTTGTCGTTCGCGACGAACAATTGCTGAACCTCCGATTTCATTGCCTCCGCCCAGGTGCGGCTCACCGTATTTCTGACCATAGACTTGCTTTCGCGGATCGTGCCGGAACGTGAGTGCACGCTTCAATACATGGCAAGTCGTCAACTTCTATCAAGTCGAACCATATTTCTCAGACTTTGGATTAGAATCGCGCGAGCGACTGGGTGCCGTCGCAATGGCCGTCTGTCCTTTGTCACAGTGTGGACAGTCGAACCTGAGAGAAAGAAGGATAACGAAAATGGATATCAGATCGTCCGCACTCGGGGACTTGAAGTTGCGCGAGCTCTATGAGGCGATCAGCAACGGCGTTTTGCAGCAGGGCCGAGTGCTGATGCTGGATACGCCGCTCGGCAAGAATGCGCTGGTGCCGTTACGGGCGCGCGGATCGGCCAGAATCGGGCGCGACTATTCGTACACGATCGACGTTGCGTCGACGCGCGACGACACTGCGCTGCTGTCGCTGATGCATCAGCCCGTGACCTTGCAGATTCAGCAAGTCACTGCTCCCTTTGCGATTCCTGTCTATCGTCCGGTTCACGGCTTCGTGCATCGGGTCGCCTATTTGGGCGGTAATGGCGGCCTTTCGACATACCAGATCGAGTTTTCATCGGCGCTGGTCTTCCTTGAGAAAACCCATAACGAAGAAGGCTGGCTCGAGAAAGACGCCCGGGAGATCATTTCCGACGTGCTTGATCGGTATCCGCAGCTACGCGGACAGTACCGTTTCTCGCTGTTGTCCGATCCTGCCAAGCGTTCGTGGTGCCGGCAAAGCGAATCCGATCTTCACTTTGTGAACCGCTTGGCTGAGGCCGAGGGCTGGTACTTCTACTGGATCCATGAAAACGTTGCTGAAGGCGACGCTCCAAAGACGACGCTCGTTATCGTCGACCACGTCTCGACTCTCCCAGATGCCAAGGCAGTTGAGTTCATTCGGGCGAACGACAGCAACGAATCGGATGGCTTCGCCCATTGGGCAGGGGTGCAGACGATGCAGAGCACGCGCTACATATCGCGTGCATTTGATTACAAGCGGCCCGCGTCCGATTTTCAGGCTGAGAGTGCACTTGCCGCGACGAGCTATGTCGCGGAGGAGCGCCGCCAGAAAGTCGAGCGTAGCGTTCCTGATGTGCCGATGACCGTCTACGAATCGACGGCTTACGGCTATTCCAGTTCGGACACGGGCGAGGCGCGAGCTCGACGGCTGGTAGAAGTATGGGATGCGCGAGCAAGCCGATATTTTGGTGTCGGAGGCGTGCGCTGGCTCGATGCCGGTTCGCGGTTTGTGTTGAACGGACATCCCCGCCACGAAGGCGGTGATGCGAAGAAGCGAGAGTTTCTGGTGATCGAGGCACGTTGGTTCATCGAGAACAATGTGCCGATTGGCCAGCAGACGGCCGAGTTTCCGCAGAGCCTTCGCGCAACGCTGGCCGAGCAGCAGGCGATCCACAGTGAGCGCTTTAAGACGCCTGGACATGCTGCGGATGGTTCAGCCGGATTTTTCGTGATCGAAGTCGAGGCGCAACCCACGGCAGTCGAATACCGGAGTCCGCTGGATCATCCGAAGCCGATCATGTCGATCGAACACGCGCTTGTCGTGACGCCCGATGGCGCCGAAGCATGGACGAACGACCGGAATCAGATCAGGGTGCATTTCGCATGGGACCGCAAGAATCCACCAGACGCTTTCACCTCCTCGCCATTGCTGTCATCGCTTCAATCGGATACTGGGAACGGTTATGGAGCGGTTCATGTTCCGAGGGCGCGGGAATGGGTCATCGTCGGCTACTGGAACGGCGACTGTGACAAGCCGTTCGTATTAGGGCGTATCAACGGAGGCGCAACCCCATCGCCATGGCATTCAAACGCATTGTTGTCCGGGTTTAAGTCCGAGGGATTCGGAAAGACAGGAGCATACAACTCCTTTGTCCACGACGATTCCACTAATCAAGGCGGCACACGCCTGGTCAGCTACACCGGCAAGAGCTATGCGGCGCTGACGCAGGGCTACCTGATCAAGCATGAGGGCAACACGCGCGGGAAGTATCTGGGCGCCGGTTTCATCCTGCACGCCGACGAGTTCGGTGCAGTTCGCGCCAGCAAGGGATTGTCCATCAGTGCGCATTCGAAATCCTACGACGACGAACAGATGGGCGTGGATGAGGCGCGGTCGCAGTTGCAGCAGGCGGGGATGTTGGTCGAATCGCTATCTAGCGCAAGCACAACCGCTCAGGCGGAATCGCTGCAAACCGGACAGGATGCGCTAAAAGCGTTGTCGAAGGACATCCAGCACCCAGTGTCGGGCGATACGTCGGGTGGCGTGACTGCAGGTGGCGGTACCGGCAGCGCCAACGGATTTTCGCAGCCGAACATATTGGTATCGACGCCGAAGGACATCGCTTTGGTTGCGGACAACTCGACGCATATCGTGGCCGAGAAAGAGATCAACGTCGTCAGCAACGAGAACACGTATATGGCGACCGGCAAGTCGCTCGTCGTGGCGGCTGCGGAAAAGGTGAGCTTCTTCGCCCAGAAGCTCGGAGCGTTCTTTGTGACGGCTAAAGGTCCGATCAAACTGTCGGCCAACACGGATGACGTGAACGTCAATGCCGGTAAAGATGTGACCGTGAAGGCCAAGCGTATTGTGCTCGATGCCGATGAAATCATCATCAAGGCGGGCGGTTCGTACACCCGGTGGGTCGCTGCTGGCATTGAAGACGGCACGCAAGGTCCGCGCACGATCAAATCGGCGTCGCTCAGCCGTCAGGGGCCGAGCTCGATTGCGCAGCATATGAACAGTCTGCCGCAAGCCAAGTTCAACGATCCGTATGTGCTGCGAGATCGCCTCACGGGCGAGGTGCTGAAAAACCATCCGTATGAACTGATCCGCGGGGACGGTACACGCCTGACCGGGACGACAAACGAACTGGGCCATGTCGCCGAGCAAAAAAGCGATGACGTTGAATCACTGATGCTGCATGCATTGAGGCGAACCCCGGACGCGGGTGGCGATACTCAATAACATTGTCTGACAGATCTAAACATATTTTGCGAATGCTATGGGCACCAATCCGGTAGGTAATCCAAACGTAGTTTCGCCGTTCAATAACGACTTCGATCAGGATGTTGTGCAACTCATGGGGCACACGGCGCCTGACGGCTCGTCTTTCGGAAAATTTACGCTCACCCCCGCGAGTGATACGCGGCAAAAGGAGTTGCTGTGTGATGTCCGGCCCATCATCCCGGTGATTTTCATTCCGGGAGTAATGGGCACGCTGTTGGTCAACAAAAATACAGGCGACGAAATGTTTTTTCCGCCGAATGCGGATACTACAGGTTCGAAGGCAGCCGCAGCGCCTTGGTTATATGGTGCTTACCACCAAAATGCGGCCGAGCGCCAGACAAAATTCAATCCGTTAGAGGCGGCCGTCACTACGCTTGGCCCCATCAACGTCGGGGATGGAAAGACAATCAGTGAAGACGAAGCGCGGCGAAGAGGGTGGGGGTCAGTACATCGCTGGAGCTACCACCCGTTTCTTTTATGGCTCGAGCAGACGCTGAACTCGCCGAAGTTTTTTGGGAAAATACTCGGTCCGTGGATCACTCCTGATCCAACTGGCGAGAAGTGGGCGCTTCATCCGGTACTTGGGACTGATCCGAAGAAATACGGGGGCTTTGGTAACGGAGCACCTATCGAGGCTGATTCGACAAAATTTGATCATTTTACGAAATTCAGATATCGAGTGTATGCGATTGGATATAACTGGCTTCAATCGAATTCGGATTCCGCCAGGCAGGTGATTGAAAGTACAGATTATTTCAATCCAAAATCCAAGAAAAAAACACACTTGATGGGAATCAAGGAAATTATCGCAGAAAATCATAGCGGTAAGGCGATAATCGTAACTCATTCGATGGGCGGACTAGTGGCACGCATGGCAATTGCGATGCATGGTGCGGCGGATTTAATGCATGGGGTGTTTCATGGCGTGCAACCGGCGACTGGGGCACCATTGGCGGCGAAGCGATTTAGGGTGGGAGCGGAGACCGAGGGTCCTTCCACATTTATCACGCAAGACGGATATAAGAATGCTGCGTTGATGGGAAGAAATGAAAATGAGTTTGTTGCGGTGACGGCGAATGCGCCGGGGCCACTCGAACTGTTGCCGATGCCAGATTACAACAACGGTGAGCCATGGTGGATATTTGCAAGAATAAATGGAGATCCAGTTGTTAAACTGCCGAAAGCCGGTAATGCATATGATGACATATATACAAGCTCAAAATGGTATGGACTCGTTCCGGACGCGTCAATGCTAGATCCGGCTGGAATTGTTCAGGATAGGCTTAAAAAGAATAAAATTAATAAGACGGTCTTGGGAAATTTCAAAGACACGCTGTCTAAGGCGGTTGAGAATCAGAGAAATATTATCAACAAGTATCATGGTAATACGTATGCTGCCTATGCGAATGGAGCACTCGATCCTAAGCTGCAAGGCAGCCCGCCTGAAAAGAGCGCCGGAAAACAAACTATCGAGAAAGGAGAGGTGCTCGACAAGCTTTTGGCGTGGGGGAATGCAGTGTGGACCGGAAACATCCCAGCAGGGGTAACGGAAGAGGAGTTGCTTGCCGCTACTCCATTGTTTGATTCTCGTGATGGGATTTTGCGTATCCATCTGGAATCTCGCAAACTAACAATCGAGTTTCAAGTCCAGAGAACTGCATCGTTGCCCGGTGGCCCAAATCAGGATTTGGAAAAAAGTCGAAACGGTATCATTCCGGGAGACGGAACAGTGCCGGTCTGGTCAGCTCGTGCGCAGGCCCGTGGCCTTAAGCCGGGTGTGGGCGGCGGTCCGGCCGAAGGTGTACAGATGGTTTTCGAGCAAGGCGGGTATCAACATCAGTTTAGTTACGATCACCCGTGGACGCGTTGGTCGGTGCTCTATAGTATTGTGCAGATTGCCTGGAATGCACCGGAGCCGAAATGCTGAGACGTGTCGCTACTATTTCGTTAATTGTTGCAGGTATGTGTGCCTGCTCAGTTGTCTTCTCGGGGGAGTCGGCAGTGACTAATCCTTTGTTGTCCAAGTCGCGACCGTGGTGTGTCGGTCGCTTTGTCTTTGATCGCCCGGTGGCGAGCGAAATATCGAATCAATCATACGAATTTCGCGGTGAAAAGATTGATGTTAAACATAATTCTTCGGCAGCCGAATACGATTCGAAGGTAAAGCTCTTGAGCTCGAGGTTGAATGGTTCGCAGCGAGTAAATCCCGGAACTGGTGTCAAGATTAATCATTCGTGGTTGGAGAAGGAGTTGCGTCCACGAAATGATTCGGCGGTATTTGTCTATCAGGAATATTATTCAAAATCGGGGCTTGATTTCAAGACCGAGGGCTATTTGTTGGATGGTGGGAATCTTTTTCACACTGTTGGTGGAATTGGGGCAGAGGCGCTGGGACAGGCTGAGGAGATCTATAAGGACACGTACCGTCGAATTAAGAGCCGTGACAACTGGTCGGTACCGACAGAGTCAGGATTCTGTATTGATGGTGGAATCGTGACTGGTTCGTCGACCTACTCTGAGGAGGTTACCCAGTCGTTCGCATTGATGCCGGAAAGTCGCCCGGCACTGCTAGTGATTCAGATGCGCGATTCAGTTAGTCAAGACCGCGATCCTTCCGCCTCGCTCCTGAAGACCTTGCCTGATTTGCGTGCGAAATTGGATAGTATCGGTGCACACTACCGTATTTTGCGCCAAGGCCATCGCAAAGTCGCGGGCATCGAAGCGGAAGAAGTACTGTTTGAAGCTAAAGACGGAGGGGTTACCGAATACCGCTTCTCTTTGCTTGCCCCGGGTGACCCGAGTACGCTGGCGAAGCCACATACTTCGATTCAAATGATTCTCGGAGATATCAGTAGTCACGATATGCCGGCTGAAGAGCGAACCTCTCCGGTCGATGAAGCGCGGGCATTACAGGCGTGGGATACATTGCTGAACAGCTTGAGGCTGCGGCCCGGTGCGGTTTAAGGGGGGGCGTGCCGTGAGGCGATTTGATATCCTAAAAGGTGACATGACGACAGTCGGTGGCATCGTGCAGGGAGGTGACGCACGGGACATACTGCACGATCGCGAACAAGCGTACGAGCACGATCAGGTGTGGTGCCCGGTGTGCAAGACAGTTGGCATGATCGTATGCGACGGCCCGCGCCATTCGAGCACCGGGCCGGATGGTCGGCAGTCGGCGCTTAGTGACGACCTCTGTCGGTGCGCATGTCCAACGCCGCCGAAGTTGGTGGCGTCGCAGTCGGTATCTTATGTCGAGTTCTGATCTACGGAGAGGGGTGCTCCGAGCCGGAATTTTCCAGCTAAGACTGGGACGGAAATTGGGCTAGCCTCATGCGGACGCCGGTGGCATCCTCATCTACCTGCAGAATTACAAAGACGCAAAATCGCGTCCGGAGCAATCGGCCAAGTATCTGGAAAGCGAGCAGGGCATCGAATGCGACCGCGAGGACGCGACTAGGCCAGGGCTTGCATTCTCGACAGCTGCGCCCCACGCCGGCACGGGATTGCCCTACAAAGTTCGCCACATGATTGGCTATCTCCGGCACGACCCGGACAAATAACGAGTCGCTGGCAGCCGGTCTTCAAATTTGCAACGCAAGAGTCATCTGCCGGCCGGAGTCGGTGCGCGGCATGTCCGACCGTCCACCGAATGCTGCCGTGGGACGGCTGTTCACAAGCGCATACTCCCCGACCCGGTGCATCCGCCCGCACTCGGACGGCTGACGGCTCCACAGGGTTGCAATTTTGTATCCCTCCTTGCGGAGCTCCACAATCCGCGGCCGCGGGTCAACGATGTCGAGAAACCGCACCGCCTCCAACGTTGTTACGCCACCGCACATCTTCATCGCCTCGAGCAGGCGGGCGCGCTGATGCGCAGCGGTGTTCTCAGGCCAGTTGGCGATGATGCTGCTGAACAATGAATGGTCCAGCCGTCCGTTTTGCTTGTGCATTCGACGCTAACGTAGTGGGGATGAGGTCCATTGTTGGCCACATGCTTCAAAACGTAGCTACCGAAATACCTGACTAATCGAGCGCCGAATCGTCCGGCCAAAATTCGGCCATTTTTGAGCCTATTTGGGCCGCCTGTTATTCGGCGGGATGGTCAGGCTCCAAACCGATTTCGCGACGGAGCATGTCCAGGTGGTCGACTGCGACAATCCTGTCAGTCTCATCCGGAATGCGCTGGGCGAGCGCAAGCATCGCTTGGAATATCTCGCTGGTTGTCTGCGGCAGCGCGACCGCGGGGAGCATCTTCGGCGGAATGCTTGCCCGTGCAATCACGAGGTGCGCGAGGTTCTCGCTCTCGGCGGTTTGACGCCGTTTATCGTCTACGTAACGCGCGATGGAGGCTCGCTCGACATCGGTCAGGATTTTCCGGACGGCGCGCGATTCGGTGTCTTCCCAAACACGCGCAGCCACCGTAGCGATGAACTTGTTCGGATAGTCTCCGCACATCTCGTAAAGCGCTCGGGCAAGGTGCAAGACGAATGTGCGCCGTTCCTCGAATGCCGGGCGGCCGGCAGAGCGAGTTTTGACCGCAGATGCTACATCGTGCAGGTGTTTGAACTGCCCAAAGAAACTCGCCTGGAGCTGCGACGGCACCCAGAAGGAAGTCTCAGCCAGCAGGGAAGACTCAAAGGCCTCCGCGCGCTTCATCACTGCCTGGACAGCTGCGGCAGTGGGCAACAGCTCGGACGGCTCGTCGTCGACGCAAGCCACGAACGCGAGCGCGACCTGAGTAATCGCCGTGACCTGCAGCACGGTCCCCTTGCCGAACACGGAACGCTTGAAGAAGCTCCGTACAGTGGGCTGGTCCAGGAAGCTCTTATACCAGGCGGACCCCGCTTTATCCGCCTGACCGAGCCGCAGGAAATGTCGGGCTTCTTCGCACGTTGAGCGGAGGGTCTCGTTCGCTTCCAGAACAATCATGTGTGCACCTTCAGGCCTTTCATGTACGCGACACCGCGCGACGTTCGTTCGACTACCGAGTTGATGTCATCGCTAAGCGCTGCGCCGCCAACCAAAGCGAGGCAACCCAGCACCGCACGGCGCGCAGGTGCGCGGTTGTGAGCTCTGCATTCTTCGAATGGACGCCAACCATGGTTGCCTCCGGAGCTGGCGAAACGCCAGTCTAGCCTAAACAAGACGACGGTCGACCAAGTCATCCAGTCTGTTCGAGCCGGCCGCAATCATTTAGAGGCGTGGGGCTGCCCGCCAAGAAACGCAAGCGGGTTGAGGCCGATAGCGATAGTGCAACCAGATGGCACGCGTGCTCGGCCATCGGCTCCGTATTCAACGGCGGTCATAGCGCGCTGAGATAGAATCCCGATAGCCTCGCCCCGCTCGTTGAACACTGGGCCGCCGCTGGCGCCGGGATGCATTGCGTTGTCGATATACATGACATCGCATTCGAGGGTTCCGAGACCAGAGACTGTCGTCACTATCCGCCTGAGGTTGCCGATATGCCCTTGCTTGATGAGCGGGCCCGTCATGTCGGCCATGTAGCCCTTGTCCATGGCTGCCTTGAATTCGGCGGCGCCCTTTGTCTCTGGCAAGAGTAGTCGGTCAATGTCGAACGGGAGGCGCAGCTCTTCAGAATAGCCTGCCAGGAATACGCGCTGGCCAAGTCGCGGCGTATCCCCAAGCACGACCGGTATCCGAGGAACCTCCGTCGGAAACGGCTCCTTCGGATTCAGCATCGCGATGTCCAGCTGGACCGGCTGCGAAAATCCCGGGACTTCTATGTTCATGGAGCAAAGCTGGACCGCATACTCTGCGACCGGCAAACCCTGGAACTTGCAGAATATTTTTAGCGCCGGGTCGATGTAATCGCTGTGCCGAATCGGGAACCGCCCGGTGACGACGTGCGCGGCCGTAATCACCTGACCGTTCGGAAGAAACGCAAAGCCTGAGCCCTCGCTGATTTTCTCGTCGTCAAGGAAGACCGTGACAGAGCAGCACGCGGATGAGATTCGATTGTAGAGTTCTTCGAGCATGAGGCATTCATAAGTGAGAGTTCAGGCTTCGTCTGGCGGCGTGGACTGAAGTCGTGCCACGCGGCTGCGCTCGCCACCGTCAACGATTGCCGAGATTCTTCCCGAGGCTGGCATTGCGCCTCGCACGCATCTGCTCTACGAAGCGCGCGTTAGCACTGGGCACCTCCAGTTCGGGCTTCTGCGGCGGAGCGGCAGGCGCTGGAACGATGATAGGTCCGCACTGAATGCCGAGCGCTTCTGCCTGTGGTGGGCGTAGGACAACTCGATGGATTGTTCTTAACTCTTGGCTATCAATGAAAAAGACCCATAAATTTCTCAATTTATGGGTCCGTTTTTCTCAGGATATGCGTCTATCTACTGCAGGGAAACGGAATTCTCTAGACTGCGCCCCCTTAAGAATCAAGCACTTGCGAACGAACTTGGTCTGTCCGTTCGGACCACCCGAACCGAAATGGTTGGACTGCCCGGACTTGTGACGCGAATTCGTTAGACTGGGATGCTCACCCTAGCCCTACGGCCTTTCCAGCGATGTCCGAGGAGTCCGGGCGGGTTGGAGGGACGGCCGACCACACCGCCGTTCAAGCGGCGCTCCCACTCGTTCCGAGTGAGGGGCATGCCATGTGGACCGTCCGCCGTCGTTAGGCATACGGCAATATTGTTCCCCCGTGCTTGCAGGCTCCGAATCAACGCTATTGCTCGGCTCTGACATGCCACCGGGAGCGTCGGCGCCGTCGGCAGCGTCAGCGCATGAGTAGTGACCGCAACTATCGAGAAAACCAAGCGCGTGCGCAGGCGACCGGGCGTGCGCGGCATCCGGACTATCGATGTCCGCACCGCGCAACGCATCCTACCTATCGGGAGCGAAATTGCATTCTGCAGTGAAGGTGCGTATACAATGTAACATCGTTACCCTTGATTAGTTCTGCTCTTCCGCCCCAATTGCTCCCTTTTCCTTTGCGATTCGATACAACAGGGTAAAGTCGAACAGTGGCAGACCGTAGGTAAAACTAGGCAATATTGTGTCTCGCTTCACTTTCTTGGCTGCATTTACATGCCAATGATCCGGACCAAATGGTACGTCAGGGTGGTGGGCCGCCGAATCCACCTTCGCCTTGTGTACTTCTGACGGATCCGTAAGGACGTATGCGTAATCGGTGAAGGTTCGCAGTCTAAGTTTCCACTGCCAACCGGACGGGTAAGTGAAAGCGAGATGGGTTCCATTATCCCGATCATCCCTCACCACCGAGGTTGCGCCTAA harbors:
- a CDS encoding S1 family peptidase, translating into MLEELYNRISSACCSVTVFLDDEKISEGSGFAFLPNGQVITAAHVVTGRFPIRHSDYIDPALKIFCKFQGLPVAEYAVQLCSMNIEVPGFSQPVQLDIAMLNPKEPFPTEVPRIPVVLGDTPRLGQRVFLAGYSEELRLPFDIDRLLLPETKGAAEFKAAMDKGYMADMTGPLIKQGHIGNLRRIVTTVSGLGTLECDVMYIDNAMHPGASGGPVFNERGEAIGILSQRAMTAVEYGADGRARVPSGCTIAIGLNPLAFLGGQPHASK